One genomic region from Henningerozyma blattae CBS 6284 chromosome 2, complete genome encodes:
- the ATG2 gene encoding Atg2p (similar to Saccharomyces cerevisiae ATG2 (YNL242W); ancestral locus Anc_2.1): protein MPFWLPQQIQRKLFLYALQHISILSNLDLSNIDISLAKNGTNLTFNNVDLMLDNIVIPGIELKKGTIESLEIKLSVSGEIIIKGINIEFLINTKNLSVLTDNPDNNNYGNKTKSTDFFEDNTPLSDSNIFSLAKSIQDITNSMLQLPDPLLMDVEDELVYNTSLYTSISSSNSSQSSEYECSSDISLNENTVGSNMNNDQRNKNKNVNRSNDNSTAFQKMKKRILNNMLSKLSICLENINFHFVLPVLTIPNIDCQLNKILLKPEVNGFRSILMEHLKFFYFSYDILNSLDQEDSSSNTANSGREVCGSDSEDDLAMTESIYLSQNQEISMYMSALENFNNDNLSNSDNNQKSNLKGNSNDNTKTCFPSKKEEHILFELQSIEAKLSGLSSIDDLSLNSVDIHITDPTISFENILKLNKMFFKYIISFYWYYLTVKSDIDVKLENHSNDNVNSKINAENKPVNVKDLPNYKRFEKEQNLFQDCNLTININNIRALVDKNLNIQFRDTSIYRNLETGFDIKFTVNDIIIVGEGIRLLPFAGNNPLVTAIKNETDIKIKCNSEFSLELTPIGLKNIIVVSNLFLDKFSQTIGIIDEMRAFSKNTLNSPSRYNSPINEQDKNGLTLNNDTEISLETKNLEIILKLKSYELAFSLSPFNYSSNSNIVLIDKISIDRYKPNHFLTNILTINEISTELSSLPTSINSYDENNNSILIFTKIVTSIKHIIFYETFENLTEIIEDFSDILTLLEDQQQDIISKKSTKLSVISGTKLKKATTDDNQYLKKSVRILNNSDISYKQRVYSLFFLKIELVEIKLSNLPFNDFGALKFEINNMEITCSDNNKFSILFYDISSIRIPHKLNNKLLTSNNQEFIISNSHLNDGLPCLYISNRSNNKIRIVVRNFTINYYTSWLPFFQSTQNEDIQSKSNRNTSKQTLIPWEMKFIDCCMILHPLRLHTALALILDYLIINGSLSSLKVKCLLKSGTILLTDNASTSSKPPSNKQSNRMLYHYISQGYTTVGRVETINIYLTVSELPIPIDINIWYTAFSLCADSYNALLQTIIDLKIPLIFTEDLKYKTQLPKAIDTFKDIDTQYFNIPQCSEIKKYSEDIDEYFHIDEELFFKRHQPHILNTFSIEDGEIEIDENYLTTKNSPLLPTDNNSRHKGTISENAIFALDINIKKIAIKFFDGYDWKFTRKKINNTINDVGINNISLQSDDESAKGYNETNVFDSVFITVNKSDSTRLKKIVTDEIHGDEGGEMNGTKANLRPSKNHKILIKLTEVCINYEGFPFILKQTSLAPAQVSNLSIAVEKFEVIDNVSTSTWNKLITPSRLKQATVLKNMIELKMETFRPKDYLAAIEGILEMKVSPLRLHIDQTTLEFLLRFIQFNDSRFSLVDDYQESLYLQKFSFQTLNLAVDYKPRKVSYSGLRSGYSSELLNFFGLDNAKIKLLGLVLRGIDDASALGEILQAVWIPDIISRQIPTLISGLSIVNPIAALGKDMKSIVKTPIKEYKESGQLVRGVRKSGNIFVKTAAGDFVRLGIKLAAGTQALLEEAECLFGGIGSAGRNYHWDENNLAVKTILEEDQLLGRSNPTIHNRKPTALIIEESTKENEPPKLVSLYANQPLDIHKGLEEAYSSLEKNLHIAYDALWKDFDNEETEPNTISAAAVSLTKAAPVAIIRPLIGTTEALSKALQGVSNQLDKERLLENRDKYKDLALNKN, encoded by the coding sequence ATGCCTTTCTGGTTACCACAACAGattcaaagaaaattattcttatatGCTTTACAacatatttcaatattatcgAATCTTGATCTTTCCAACATCGATATATCGTTAGCTAAAAATGGTACAAATTTGACTTTTAACAATGTTGATTTAATGCTAGATAATATTGTGATTCCTGGTATTGAGTTGAAAAAAGGGACTATCGAAAGTTTAGAAATTAAGTTGAGTGTATCAGGtgaaattataattaagGGAATAAacattgaatttttaataaatactaaaaatttatctgTTCTAACTGACAATCccgataataataactatggcaataaaacaaaatctACAGACTTTTTTGAGGATAATACGCCTTTATCAGACTCAAATATCTTCTCATTAGCAAAGAGTATACAAGATATTACAAACTCAATGCTACAGCTACCAGATCCTCTATTAATGGATGTAGAAGATGAATTGGTGTATAACACTAGTTTATACACGTCTATTTCGTCCTCAAACTCTTCCCAATCATCTGAATATGAATGTTCTTCAGATATATCACTAAATGAAAATACCGTAGGAAGCAATATGAATAACGATCAACgcaataaaaataagaatgtTAATAGAAGTAATGATAATAGCACAGCTTTtcagaaaatgaagaaaagaattttaaataatatgttATCAAAGCTTTCTATCtgtttagaaaatataaacttCCATTTTGTATTACCAGTTTTAACCATACCAAATATTGATTGccaattgaataaaattttacttAAACCTGAGGTTAATGGTTTCCGTAGTATTTTAATGGaacatttaaaatttttttatttttcatatgatattttaaacagTTTAGACCAAGAGGATTCATCATCAAACACAGCAAATAGTGGTAGAGAAGTCTGTGGGTCTGATTCCGAAGATGATTTAGCAATGACGGAAAGTATCTATCTTTCACAAAACCAAGAGATCTCAATGTATATGAGCGCattggaaaattttaataacgATAACTTATCAAATTCAGATAACAATCAAAAATCTAATCTTAAAGGAAATTCTAACGACAATACAAAAACTTGTTTTCCGTCAAAAAAAGAGGAACacattttatttgaattgcaGTCAATTGAAGCAAAATTATCAGGATTGTCTTCTATTGATGActtatctttaaattctgTTGATATCCATATTACTGATCCTACtatatcatttgaaaacatcttgaaattaaacaaaatgtttttcaaatatattatatccTTCTATTGGTATTATCTTACTGTTAAATCAGATATTGATGTTAAACTTGAAAACCATTCGAATGACAAtgttaattcaaaaattaatgcTGAAAATAAGCCTGTTAATGTTAAAGATTTACCAAATTATAAGAGGtttgaaaaagaacaaaatttatttcaagattgtaatttaacaataaatataaataatattagagCACTTGTTGATAAAAATCtgaatattcaatttagaGATACTAGTATTTATCGTAATCTTGAAACAGGCTttgatataaaatttacggtgaatgatataattattGTTGGAGAAGGTATCAGATTATTACCTTTTGCAGGTAATAATCCCCTTGTTACAGCCATAAAAAATGAGACAGAcataaaaatcaaatgtAACTCTGAATTTAGCCTAGAATTAACGCCCATTGGATTAAAAAACATTATAGTggtttcaaatttatttttagacaAATTTAGTCAAACAATTGGTATAATTGATGAGATGCGTGCATTCTCGAAAAATACACTTAATAGTCCTTCTCGGTATAACTCCCCTATAAATGAACAAGATAAAAATGGCCTtacattaaataatgatacagaaatttcattggaaactaaaaatttagaaataatcttaaaattaaaatcgTATGAATTAGCTTTCTCTCTATCACCGTTTAATTATTCTagtaattctaatatagTACTGATAGACAAAATTAGTATTGATAGGTATAAACcaaatcattttttaacaaatattttaacaataaatgaaatatcGACAGAACTTTCTAGTTTACCAacttcaattaattcatatgatgaaaataataatagtatacTGATCTTTACCAAAATTGTTACCAGTATCAAACATATCATATTCTATGAAACGTTTGAAAATCTAACAGAAATTATAGAAGATTTTTCTGATATACTCACTTTACTTGAAGATCAACAACAAGATATAATAAGTAAGAAATCCACAAAACTTTCAGTAATATCTGGaacaaaattaaagaaagcTACAACTGATGATAACCAATATCTTAAAAAAAGTGTGCgaatattgaataattctGATATTAGTTACAAGCAACGTGTTTactcattattttttttgaagattgAACTTgtagaaattaaattatcaaatttacCCTTTAATGATTTTGGTGCATTAAAGTTCGAAATTAACAATATGGAAATTACATGTTCAGATaacaataaattttcaatattattttatgaTATTAGTTCTATCAGAATTCCacataaattaaataataaattgttaACTTCCAATAACCAAGAATTCATTATATCTAATAGCCACTTAAACGATGGTCTACCATgcttatatatatcaaatagatccaataataaaatacgTATTGTGGTTCGTAATTTtacaataaattattataccTCATGGCTTCcattttttcaatcaaCACAAAATGAAGATATTCAATCGAAATCGAATAGAAATACTTCTAAACAAACTTTAATACCATGGgaaatgaaatttattgattgcTGTATGATATTACATCCTTTAAGATTACACACAGCTTTAGCTCTGATACTagattatctaataattaatGGAAGTCTATCAAGTCTAAAAGTTAAGTGTTTATTGAAATCCGGAACAATTCTATTAACAGATAATGCTTCTACTTCCAGTAAGCCTCCAAGCAATAAGCAATCCAATAGGATGTTATATCATTACATTAGCCAAGGTTACACAACAGTAGGGAGAGTAGaaacaattaatatttatcttACAGTTTCAGAGCTTCCAATTCctattgatattaatatttggtaTACTGCATTTTCTTTATGTGCTGATTCATATAATGCTTTATTACAAACtataattgatttgaaaattccCTTAATATTCACTGAAGATCTTAAGTATAAAACACAACTACCCAAAGCTATTGATacatttaaagatattgatactcaatattttaatattcctCAATGCTccgaaataaaaaaatactctGAAGATATTGACGAATACTTTCATATTGAcgaagaattattttttaagagGCATCAACCACATATTCTGAACACATTTTCCATTGAAGATGGAGAAATTGAGattgatgaaaattatttaactaCAAAAAACTCTCCTCTATTACCTACggataataattctagACATAAAGGTACTATTTCAGAAAATGCAATATTTGCTCTcgatattaatattaaaaaaattgcaaTCAAGTTCTTTGATGGCTATGATTGGAAATTCACaaggaaaaaaatcaataatactattaatGATGTTggtataaataatatttctttgcAATCAGATGATGAGTCAGCGAAAGGTTATAATGAAACAAATGTTTTTGATTCTGTCTTTATTACAGTTAATAAGTCAGATTCAACTCGACTGAAGAAGATTGTAACTGATGAAATACACGGGGATGAAGGAGGGGAGATGAATGGAACTAAAGCCAACTTACGGCCTTCAAAAAATCATAAGATATTAATCAAGCTTACAGAAGTGTGTATAAATTATGAAGGGTTtccatttattttaaagcAAACTTCTCTCGCACCTGCTCAAGTTagtaatttatcaattgctgttgaaaaatttgaagtTATTGATAATGTATCAACGTCAACTTGGAATAAATTGATTACACCTTCTAGGTTGAAACAAGCTACtgtattgaaaaatatgattgAACTTAAGATGGAAACATTTCGCCCAAAGGACTATTTGGCTGCAATTGAAGGAATTTTAGAAATGAAAGTTTCCCCTCTTAGATTGCATATTGACCAAACTACTCTCGAATTTTTACTCCGATTTATTCAGTTTAACGATAGTAGATTTAGCTTGGTTGATGACTATCAAGAATCTctatatttacaaaaattttcatttcaaACCTTAAATCTAGCTGTTGATTACAAACCCCGGAAAGTTAGTTACTCTGGATTAAGATCAGGTTATTCATCAGAGTTGCTGAACTTTTTTGGTTTAGATAATGCTAAAATTAAGTTACTGGGATTGGTTTTACGTGGAATTGATGACGCTTCAGCTCTGGGGGAAATTTTACAAGCTGTATGGATACCGGATATAATTTCAAGACAAATACCTACATTGATTTCTGGTTTATCCATTGTCAATCCAATTGCAGCATTGGGTAAAGATATGAAATCTATTGTTAAAACAccaattaaagaatataagGAATCGGGACAATTGGTAAGAGGTGTTCGTAAAAGTGGGAACATTTTTGTAAAAACTGCAGCAGGTGATTTCGTAAGACTAGGTATTAAGTTAGCTGCAGGGACGCAAGCGTTGCTAGAAGAGGCAGAATGCTTATTTGGTGGTATAGGATCAGCTGGTAGAAACTATCATTGGGATGAAAATAACCTCGCTGTTAAAACTATTTTAGAAGAAGATCAATTATTAGGGAGGAGTAACCCAACCATCCATAACCGTAAACCGACAGCATTAATCATTGAAGAAtcaacaaaagaaaatgaaccTCCGAAACTTGTTAGTTTATATGCTAATCAGCCATTAGATATTCATAAAGGTTTAGAAGAGGCTTATTCCTCTCTAGAAAAAAACTTGCATATAGCATATGATGCACTCTGGAAAGATTTTGATAACGAAGAAACTGAGCCTAATACAATAAGTGCTGCCGCAGTATCTCTAACAAAAGCAGCTCCAGTGGCTATTATTCGACCATTAATTGGTACTACAGAAGCTCTTTCAAAGGCATTACAAGGAGTTTCTAATCAGTTAGACAAGGAGCGTTTACTAGAAAATAGGGATAAGTACAAAGACTTGGCTctgaataaaaattga
- the NAR1 gene encoding iron-sulfur cluster assembly protein NAR1 (similar to Saccharomyces cerevisiae NAR1 (YNL240C); ancestral locus Anc_2.4): protein MSALLSEADLNDFISPSLACVKPTVINKSKVEEQNKDGEIEVGKEPEELEKVSITLQDCLACVGCITSSEEILLSRQSHSVFLNDWSKLEDNKRELVVSASPQTRLSLANYYGLTLQKFDIIFVNFFKSHFKAKFVVGTQLGRNVTIRQTNNKLMKLKEEGILDEKPRLCSVCPGFVLYCEKTKPGLVPLLLNVKSPQQITGSLLKDYSKKHLSNRLYHLTIMPCFDKKLEASRSDGEEEVDCVITPKEFVTMLDELDLNFKDYDISDTSSTQILYEMSPKSWDPEIHWASNEGSSSGGYAFQYILAMSMKYPETDLVMLQGKNSDVMEYRLIDNIQTPPRVIASSSEIYGFRNIQNLVRKLIGGDMKRRNVKILRKRNTTKNNSNSKPTAIDPHKTDFIEVMACPGGCINGGGLINGEQNSSKRRALIQELNEKYKRELKIIDVLQMGYSDDEPDYEYEFNAVYKDPSETQDIVTVGNTW from the coding sequence ATGAGTGCTTTATTATCTGAAGCAGATTTGAATGATTTTATTAGCCCAAGTTTGGCTTGTGTTAAACCTACTGTAATCAACAAATCCAAAGTTGAGGAACAAAACAAGGACGGTGAGATTGAAGTCGGTAAGGAACCTGAGGAATTAGAGAAAGTCTCAATTACCTTACAAGATTGCTTAGCCTGCGTGGGCTGTATTACTTCAAGTGaagaaattcttttaaGTAGACAAAGTCattctgtttttttaaatgattggTCTAAATTAGAAGACAATAAAAGGGAGCTAGTTGTTAGTGCATCACCACAAACAAGACTTTCTTTGGCTAATTATTATGGTCTAACTTTAcaaaaatttgatataatatttgttaatttctttaaaagcCATTTTAAGGCAAAGTTTGTCGTGGGGACACAACTTGGTAGAAATGTTACAATACgacaaacaaataataaattaatgaagttaaaagaagaaggaATTTTGGATGAAAAACCAAGATTATGCTCAGTATGTCCAGGGTTTGTATTATATTGTGAAAAGACTAAACCTGGTCTAGTACCATTACTATTAAATGTTAAATCTCCTCAACAAATCACAGGctcattattaaaagattataGCAAAAAACATTTATCAAATAGACTTTATCATTTGACAATAATGCCATgttttgataaaaaattagaagcTTCAAGATCAGATGGAGAAGAAGAAGTAGATTGTGTTATCACTCCTAAAGAATTCGTCACTATGCTTGATGAATTggatttaaatttcaaagattATGATATATCTGATACCTCATCAACACAGATATTATACGAAATGTCTCCCAAGAGCTGGGACCCAGAAATTCACTGGGCATCAAATGAAGGTAGTAGCTCAGGTGGTTATGcatttcaatatattcttgCTATGTCTATGAAATATCCCGAAACAGATCTGGTGATGTTACAAGGAAAAAACAGTGATGTTATGGAATATAGATTAATAGACAACATTCAGACACCTCCTAGGGTCATAGCATCTTCGAGTGAAATATATGGATTTAGgaatattcaaaatctCGTTCGTAAATTAATTGGTGGGGACAtgaaaagaagaaatgtAAAGATATTACGAAAGAGAAATactacaaaaaataattcaaattcaaaaccAACAGCGATTGATCCTCATAAAACAGATTTTATAGAGGTTATGGCTTGTCCTGGTGGGTGTATCAACGGCGGAGGGTTAATTAATGGCGAGCAAAATAGTTCCAAGAGACGTGCACTGattcaagaattaaatgaaaaatataaaagagAGTTAAAAATCATAGATGTTCTCCAGATGGGTTACTCTGATGATGAACCAGattatgaatatgaatttaATGCCGTTTATAAAGATCCTTCAGAAACTCAAGATATTGTCACTGTAGGCAATACTTggtaa